The Passer domesticus isolate bPasDom1 chromosome 34, bPasDom1.hap1, whole genome shotgun sequence genome window below encodes:
- the MCOLN1 gene encoding mucolipin-1 isoform X6 — MAAASETERLLSRGPGYGTAQAAPGQEQQQEEEEEEEEEELRRRLKYFFMSPCDKYRARGRRPVKLALQLAKIVLVTVQLILFGLSNQLVVAFKEDNTVAFKHLFLKGYEDGADDTQAVYTRGDLLEHLAFVLEKYLAVPNETLGRYAYGGGRGLRLCQRFFRRGDIDPGNDTFDIDPSVDTECLGLHPGAPRPPPLDQGNFTLQFHRLINVTVEFQLKAINIQTLLNHEIPDCYTFSVTVTFDNSAHSGRVRIRLDTHAAIRECHHPSLPRRGDSGLRLCFDVLVMAVCALSLGLCARSIARGLLLQREFSRFLRCRRGVTVSLSDRLEFLNGWYLLLVTSDVLTVLGTVLKIGIEAKNFSGYDVCSILLGTSTLLVWVGVIRYLTFFQKYNILIVTLRVALPNVMRFCCCVAVIYLGYCFCGWIVLGPHHVKFRSLSMVSECLFSLVNGDDMFATFAALRPSGALVWLFSQVYLYSFSALFIYMVLSLFIALITGSYDTIKHQSEAVPPVSQLHAFIAQCRDSPGSGKFRRDSSGSCPSLCCCPRAPARDEALVVN, encoded by the exons AGACCGAGCGGCTGCTGAGCCGCGGCCCCGGGTACGGCACGGCCCAGGCGGCGccggggcaggagcagcagcaggaggaggaggaggaggaggaggaggaagagctgcGGCGCCGCCTCAAGTACTTCTTCATGAGCCCCTGTGACAAGTACCGCGCCCGCGGGCGCCGGCCCGTGAAGCTGGCGCTGCAGCTGGCCAAGATCGTGCTGGTCACCGTGCAG CTGATCCTGTTCGGGCTCAGCAACCAGCTGGTGGTGGCCTTCAAGGAGGACAACACGGTGGCCTTCAAGCACCTGTTCCTCAAGGGCTACGAGGACGGCGCCGATGACACCCAGGCCGTCTACACCCGCGGGGACCTCCTGGAGCACCTGGCCTTCGTCCTCGAGAAG TACCTGGCTGTCCCCAACGAGACCCTGGGCCGCTACGCGtacggcggcggccgcgggctCCGGCTGTGCCAGCGCTTCTTCCGCCGCGGCGACATCGACCCCGGCAACGACACCTTCGACATCGACCCCAGCGTGGACACCG agtgcctggggctgcaccccgggGCCCCCCGGCCGCCCCCGCTGGACCAGGGCAACTTCACCCTCCAGTTCCACAG GCTGATCAATGTCACCGTGGAGttccagctcaaggccatcaACATCCAGACGCTGCTGAACCACGAGATCCCCGACTGCTACACCTTCAGCGTCACC GTCACGTTTGACAACAGCGCCCACAGCGGGCGGGTGCGGATCCGCCTGGACACGCACGCGGCCATCCGGGAGTGCCACCACCCCTCGCTGCCCCGCAGAG GTGACAGCGGGCTGCGGCTGTGCTTTGACGTGCTGGTGATGGCGGTGTGCGCGCTGTCCCTGGGGCTCTGCGCGCGCTCCATCGCCCgcgggctgctcctgcagagg GAGTTCAGCCGGTTCCTGCGCTGTCGCCGCGGTGTCACCGTGTCCCTGTCGGACCGCCTGGAGTTCCTCAATGGCTGGTACCTGCTGCTGGTCACCAGCGACGTCCTCACCGTGCTGGGCACCGTGCTCAAGATCGGCATCGAGGCCAAG aaCTTCTCAGGGTACGACGTGTGCAGCATCCTGCTGGGGACATCGACGCTGCTCGTGTGGGTCGGGGTCATCCGCTACCTGACCTTCTTCCAGAAGTACAAC ATCCTGATCGTGACGCTGCGCGTGGCGCTGCCCAACGTGATGCGCTTCTGCTGCTGCGTGGCCGTGATTTATTTGGGGTATTGCTTCTGCGGCTGGATCGTGCTGGGCCCGCACCACGTCAAG TTCCGGTCCCTCTCCATGGTGTCCGAGTGCCTCTTCTCGCTGGTCAATGGCGATGACATGTTCGCCACCTTCGCGGCGCTGCGGCCCAGCGGGGCGCTGGTGtggctcttcagccaggtgtaCCTGTACTCCTTCAGCGCCCTCTTCATCTACATGGTGCTCAGCCTCTTCATCGCGCTCATCACCGGCTCCTACGACACCATCAAG CACCAGTCGGAGgctgtccccccggtgtcccagCTCCACGCCTTCATCGCGCAGTGCCGGGACAGCCCCGGATCCGGAAAGTTCCGCCGGGACAGCTCCggctcctgccccagcctctgctgctgcccccg GGCCCCCGCGCGGGACGAGGCGCTCGTGGTGAACTGA